A genome region from Endomicrobiales bacterium includes the following:
- the ribD gene encoding bifunctional diaminohydroxyphosphoribosylaminopyrimidine deaminase/5-amino-6-(5-phosphoribosylamino)uracil reductase RibD produces the protein MINKNDSYFMKLVLNLAKKGEGRTFPNPLVGAVVVKDGIVVGSGYHSVFGSDHAEVVAISDAGALANGGDMYVNLEPCSHFGKTPPCANLIVKSGIKRVVIANVDPNPLVCGRGIEILKKAGVSVKVGVLAADAKKLNKVFFNSVRKVGKAKSYVAVKMASSLDGKIASKTGDSKWITSPKSREFVHKLRLKFDAVLVGIATVLKDNPALTSHGFGKNPVRIIIDPELKIPLTAQILNDFKSAIILFADSNSVSKAKTSMLKKKGVYIVFIDGLFGENKFKYIIDKLNKMHIYKVLIEGGGETVGNAIEAKIVDVFYQFVAPKIIGGRDAKTSVEGSGVSLVKNAVHIKLSIKKIGLDYLLIGKLK, from the coding sequence ATGATTAACAAAAATGACAGTTACTTTATGAAGCTTGTTCTTAACCTTGCAAAAAAAGGGGAAGGCAGAACTTTTCCAAACCCGCTTGTCGGCGCTGTTGTGGTTAAAGACGGGATTGTCGTTGGTAGCGGCTACCACAGCGTTTTTGGCTCAGATCATGCAGAGGTTGTTGCTATTTCGGATGCCGGTGCTTTGGCAAATGGCGGTGATATGTATGTAAACCTTGAACCGTGCTCGCACTTTGGTAAAACACCGCCATGTGCAAATTTAATAGTTAAATCAGGTATAAAAAGGGTTGTAATTGCCAATGTAGATCCAAACCCATTGGTTTGCGGCCGAGGCATTGAAATACTTAAGAAGGCAGGAGTAAGTGTGAAGGTTGGTGTTCTTGCTGCGGATGCTAAAAAACTTAATAAAGTTTTCTTTAACAGTGTTAGAAAGGTGGGTAAAGCAAAATCATATGTAGCAGTTAAAATGGCATCGTCTTTAGACGGTAAAATCGCTTCAAAAACCGGTGATTCCAAATGGATTACATCTCCTAAGTCAAGAGAGTTTGTACATAAGCTGCGTTTGAAATTTGACGCAGTTTTGGTTGGTATTGCTACAGTTTTAAAGGATAATCCAGCGCTTACTTCACATGGTTTTGGCAAAAACCCAGTCAGGATTATTATTGATCCTGAACTTAAAATACCGCTTACAGCCCAGATATTGAACGATTTTAAAAGCGCTATTATACTTTTTGCGGACTCTAATAGTGTCAGTAAGGCAAAAACATCAATGCTAAAAAAGAAAGGTGTTTACATTGTTTTTATTGATGGTTTATTTGGTGAAAATAAGTTTAAGTATATAATTGATAAATTAAACAAAATGCATATATATAAGGTATTAATAGAAGGTGGTGGCGAAACAGTTGGAAATGCTATTGAGGCAAAAATAGTTGATGTTTTTTACCAGTTTGTGGCTCCTAAAATAATTGGTGGAAGGGATGCAAAAACCTCAGTTGAAGGGAGTGGTGTTTCTCTAGTTAAAAATGCTGTTCATATAAAATTAAGTATAAAAAAAATTGGATTAGATTATCTTTTGATAGGAAAGTTAAAGTAA